The stretch of DNA ACGTCGCCTTCCTCCTGGAGTGCGGGCTAGGTGCTTGCGATATTGCCAAGCTGTGCATCTCTTCGCGATGGCTGCTCTCCACCAACCTCGAACGCCTCCGGGCAATGGTGGCATGCGCCGAAGGTATCGGTGTGCCACGTGGCTCTGGGATGTTCAGACCGATGTCGCGTGCTGTCGCATTCCTCAGCCAGGAGAAGATCACCGCCAAAGTGAACTACATGAAGAACACGTTCAGATGGTCGGATGCTGAGGTGGGCATTGCTATTTCTAAGGCTCCAACGTTGCTGACGAGGGATAAGGAATCGCTGCAGCACAGGTCCGAGTTCCTCATCTCCGTGGTGGGGTTGGCACCAGCATACATTGCTTATCGTCCAGCAATGCTCATGTACAGCTTGGAGGGCAGGATCAGACCCCGATACTACGTTGTAAAGTTTCTCAAGCAAAATGGATTGCTAGATCACGACCGGGATTTCTATAATACAGTCATGGTCAGTGAGAAGGTATTTATGGAAAGGTTCATATGCCCTCACAAGAAAGCTGCAGCACATCTTGCTGAAGACTATGCCACCGCTTGTAGAGGGGAAGTGCCCGCCAGATTCACTTTTACATGAACCAAGACCAGTATGAAAACTGGTATGTCATTCTGTAGAGAAGAAAACATCGcactgctatgaacttgttcttcctTGTGTCATATTGACACACAGATTGGAACTAAGAGAGTGAGATCAGGGCATCCTGCCAATTTATTTGAAGTATCAATGAGTAGTATTTCTGCACACTCTGTATCTTTGTGTTCTGAAATGGCCATTGCAGTGTTCTCAATGCAATCCTCCATCTGCCTTTCATGAAAGAATGTTCTCATTTTGGCCATGAAGATGATATGAAGTCTCAAACTTCCCTGGGAGTAGTATTTCTGTTTCTCACTAGTAATTTGTTTCAGTTTTCGTTTATTTGTCTCTTGTAGTTTTGGATGGCCTTCTGGGTGATACTTTTCTAGGGAATCTGATCTCGAAACCGAATAGTTGAGTAGTAGGCTAGTATCATTTTTGTTGAAAGCCTATTTGTATATCACTATGTAAACAGAAAATTCTAATGCCCTGGTCATTGTACTGGAGAAGCAAATGGTAACCTTAAAAAGGGTTATGGCATTACCATGTAAATTTCTGCTATATCTTTTAGCTAATTTTGTCATTCCATAATCGCACTATCTATATTGATCgcgagggcatatttatcccttagcatATTTGTTTAGGGTAGTATAGTGGGTCTTATGTACGTCatttttgcaaatttctatctGGAAAGTCAGAATAGGAAAAGGAAAAAAGCCGGATGGGATTCCATGTAGTCTGGAATCTTGCAGAATTTCAAATATAGGAATTACTATGTGCCTCAGTCTACGAACCAACCTGTGAGGATGGTGCACATTTGTTTGTTCCTGATGTGAGTCTGTGGAAGTTGGAAGAAATGTGATCTCTGGTGTGTGCGTGCGGTAAGGCAAAGGAGTGGTCCATGCTATACTGGCCAAGAGATGTGGTTTGAAGATCAGCTAGCTGTGTGTCCCTTCTGTGGTGCTTGTTGAAATTATAGAAACAAGATGAATGAAATGCAGGCGAGGGGAACAGGTTGATCAATGAAACAACTTACCACCAGGTGAGGAGACGTGGAGGTTTcctcaagcaaagagtggctgcgcAACAGGAGGATACTGATTTAATGAATGTGGATGGTGCTTTCTTTCTTCCAGGTGAAATGTGCTGAAAGTGGATATTGATGGTGCTTTTTTCTTCTTCCAGGAAAAGCGACAAAACATGGTGGCTATGGCTTTGCTGTACTATACATGATTCCGAAGGCCCTGTTAGTTGATGATGCCCTGAAGATTCAGTGACAAGTATGACCTGACAATGGCGTAAGTTTTATTCAGGGAAGCTCCTACTTTTCTCTTTTTTGAATTTTGCAAGTTAAGTAATCCGTCTAGTATTGTACTAGTATTGATGTGAATAAACTAGCATCTGGTACTTTAATCATTTTTTGCAATTTGCTGGATCTTCACTTGGATGTAAACAGTTTGTGCGAGTTAGACATGCATGTAAACAGTATGCATTATGCAAAATTTGTACTCTGAACTCTGAATTTGAGTCAGAGCTGAACATTAACTTGAATCTTTCAGACTCCATGTGTGAACTCTAAAACTTATTACCCAATTCAAGTGTCAAGCTATGGTAAGCATTCAGAAATCTTTGAGGAGCCAGAGGTAACATCAATCTTGTTCTATACTTGAGCGTGTATGTGGACTTTTACTGTAGGGGAAGTATAGTGTTTACCAGCTCAATATATATTGTTGTGCACTTGGCTTCTGTTGCCAACTTTGACCTCATCTGATTGTTGTCGTTGCAGTGAGTGGCTGGCTTAAATCTCTTCCTGGTTCCTACCGGGGAAAGGAAGATTGCGACTGTCAGAGTTGCTGGGACACTTTGCAGGATCTGGAAGGCCAAAAGAATATGGCCTGTTTCGAGTTGCGACCCCAGTTGAGTGATTTTTCACATTTGCTACTGGATTAACAAGCGTTGGATGTTGGTACAGGCGACGGAGGGGAAAAAGGGAGGCACCGCAACAGCGCGCAGAGCTCATGGGATCTGAAGTGTTTTCCAATCCATGGAGGCAGGAGCTTTTCTGGGTGGCTGTATTTGGTATTGCTCCTCTTTTGTATCTCTTTCTCTTGGGCGCTGAGTCTGTCTCTACTATGAACCGGCTGGTTCATCGCCGGTTTAATTTTCTGTTACTGATGTACAGTATTCTGTTACAATGAATATCTGAAAAAGAACATAACAACCAACTTTGCTTCCAGAATTGCAGAATAGGCTTAATAATTGCAAAATTCTGGAACCATGGCAATTCAGGTTACTCTGAAACTCTGAATCTTCCTCCCTGACAATGACATACACCCAAGCACTGGCGGAGCTATGTGTATGGCTGGGGGGCTGTGGCCCCCCCAAGCCTGGTAGCTTTTGTGAAGAATTTTTTTTGGGATGGCATAGATTGAGAAAAATAGGGACTTTTACCCCTTCATAAAGCCATATTTTGCCATTGGCCCCCCCCAACGGTCCTGTGCTAGCTCCGCCATAGTCTGATTTTTATATTGCCCTCTAACGGCCAAATTTCATCAGTAATGATGATGTACTCCTACTAGGACTCTTCTTTCTCTATAGCAGTACGGGCCATGTTATTTACCAAATGAACTTCACAAAAAGGAAATTTGACAAGCAAATTTCaccagcaatgatgtactagtattGTTCTTTATAGAAATACGGGCAATGTTATTTACCAACTGTTAGCTTGCAAAAACAACTTATATTGTGGGACGTAGGAAGTAGGTGCCACCATGTTTCCTACTCATTCTGCGTAACTAGGATGCACGATGCGGTTGTGGCCAGAACAATTTCAGCGTGATTACATTGCTTGTAGTCGGGTCATTTAGGGGCCTTAGCTGGTGATCCGGGCTGTTTCCCTCTCAACGATGAAGCTTATCCCCCATCGTCTCACTGGCCGACCCCGACCCCTGTTATTTTTGGGTCATACCTAGTATTCAGAGTTTGCCTCGATTTGGTACCGGATCAATGCTCATTCTctgtaaacaaatgtaagacatttTATAAGTCACTGGCAAGTGACCACAACATATTACCAAGGTACCTTCCTACTGTATTTAGAtcaaaagagaaaaggaaaaaacctCAATTATTtttgtacaacaacaacaacaactcgtCTTTACCGAGTGTAGGATTGGGACGCGGATTTGGTGAACATGGGTGCACGCGCACCCTTTATAAAtattaaattcaaaaaaatactagaaaaaatcaAGAAAATCTGAATTTATTTTTGTAATATACATACACAGCCGGTACACTCGCATATGAAGTTTCATGAAGAAATTACATCCGTGATGATCTGggaaaaaatgacaaaatcgaAGGTAATCGAAGTTATATTAAAAAAACACTGTTTAATGAATAGAATGAACGACTAAGTTTCATACTGCGCGCACCCATGTTCACCTTTGTATTTTCGGTAGGAttgtctcttttctttttacaATACAATACGAGGGAAATTCGTGTATGTGCTGCTCCAGCCCAGCCCATTATCAGATCAGATGTGAGAGACACTGTCTGACGAGTGGGGCCACTTGCTCAGCTTCAGCAAGGTCCGACCAGATCACACCACGCAaatcctcacctctctctctctcgcaccacCGCCGTTCCCTCGCCGCCGGCGCCCCCGCGCCGCCTGGATTTTCACTGTCGTGCATGAATCGTGCGAGTTTTCTCGTCTATATAGCACTGTTCTTTGAATAAACATCTAGCAGCATCTGATGCTTGGATGTAAACATTTGAAAGAGTCACGCATGCATGTAAACAGTAAGCGTTATGTAAATTTTGTACTCTGAACTTGAATCAGAGCTGAATGTTAGCCCTGAATCTTTCAGACTTCATGTGTGAACTCTGAAACTTATTATACCCAAGACAAGTGTGAAGCTATATAGTACTTTAAAAATCTTTCAGGGGCCAAGTTAACTCGAATCAGAGCTGAAAAACAGAGATCTTACAACAAAGTTTTTTAACTATGCATTTTCCCCCAACAGCGACGTTTTATATTTGGCTGCCGGAAGCTCTAATATGGCCAGCTTTTATGTGTGGTTCACTTCAGACGCTTCAGGGCCACACCTTGTTTATCAGTATTTTCCATTATCACAGCGGCATCTGTATGACAAGAGTTGTTATGTTTTTAGAACATTGGGACTGGGCTCTTGTATCTTTTTTCATAAATGTCCAATTTAGTTATTAAAATGCGCATATTTTTGTACAGGTTCACTGAAAACCTGAAAAATAACATAATGAACAACTTTGCTTCCAGGACTGCAGAATAGGCTTAGTAATTGCAAAGTCCTGGAACCATGGCAATTCAGGTTACTCTGAAACTCTGAATCTTCCTCCCTGACTTGCGCCCAAGTGAACAAGCTATCGATAGTAAGTGAAAGTTATTTCTGAATCTATCTATAGTAAGTCTGTAGAAATTTGAACCCTGAAGAAAACATGGATGTACTGAACATTTAAGAGAAGAGTAGAGAGGGAACTATGTATTTGATAGAGAGTAAACAACCCAACCGTTATAATTTAACTTTTGAGCTATCAGCTTATGAGATGGCAGTAGGATTATCTTATATTTTATTGATTGTTCTCTGCAAAATCCAGTGTCCTCAAATATGGACTCAGTATAATGTTTGAGAGTTTTATGCAGTGCTACTTTGATTCAACAGGCAGCCATTAAGTTGAGGTAAGAGCTCATATGGGAGCCATACTTCAGgaatgcatagttgaattatcattCAAATTTCCTGTCATAGATCACTGTGATTGTCTTGAAAGATCACTCTCATGTTACAGGTCGGTCATGCTATATCGTTGACATATTTCTTGAAGACTGCCTCCAGAGAGGCAGTGGAGGATCTAGTGCAGAATTTGATTATCCAGAAAGGTCGTGCTTCCATTGTGCAGAGAACCTCATGCATGACAAGACGTTTTTTGTTTGCCTTTTGCCGTCACGTTGCCAGCATAACTGTGCTTGCAATGCATTTGGCTGACTATCTTCCTCCACTGGACAACTTGTAATTTGCACAAACTTGCCTCCGGATAGTTTATCCTTGGCCTAAAAGAACAAATCGTGATCTTATATTTCAAATCAGCCAGAGGAAAGTCAGAACAGTCCCCTTGCAGTTATCCGTTTTCCATCATGTGAGTTTTCCCTACATTTGGTTTCTGATCCTTTTTGAGAACCCCTAAACCATGCATTGCAGAGGAAAGCTATATGATGGCATCTTGCCTATCACGAAGGCTGATTACTGCATTTTCTTGTTTCCACCGGTTGACGACTTCATGTTATTCAAGGTGAGCATGGCGTACGAGGATGCATTGTCAGAAATTCGGGAGTCGGTAAATTCAGTTTTGAATTGATTTGGATGTGGACCTTTATTTCTATCAAGAATAAGGGATTCACAAAAGTAAAGAAATGCTCCTAACTAGTGCACAGGAAGCAGCAAGAAAATCTAACTGATGAAATGGTTGACTCCAGCTTCGTGATGAACCAACCCAGCTGCAGGATTGTCGGCCTAATTGGCCCCCAGGCCATACAGAGAAGCAAAAAAGAAGGGGCGACTagaaaaaaacataggaatttatttttttaaatcagattttctaaaaaatatttctgattttttcatgaatttggaaaaggtTCCCCGATTAACAAAATGCCCACAAATTCGAAAAAAAAAGTTTTtccatttaaaaaattgttcaagaACTTTAAAAATGGTTTCCAAactaaaaatgttcacgaatttcaaAATGTTTCTGTATTTTCAacaaatattcatgaatttgaaaaatatatATTTCAAAAAAACTTCCCATATTTTTAAAATATCCCTTATTTTAAAAAGGTCtacaaattagaacaattgttcatgaattcaaaaattgaaaaaacaaaaacaaaatggtAAAAGATAGAAAAGTAGGAAAAAGGAGAATGAAAAAACCGAAAGAAACCGGGAGAAAGAAACACATAATAAAAGGAAACCCTGATGCATCCACAGCACATGCATGACTTGAAGCGATGTCCGGTAGAAAGCGTTAGGAAAGGTGGCAGCTGGGAAATTTCATGATCTCGTGCGGTATGATATACACAAAAAAATTCTTTGCTGGGAAAAATACACAATATATGCATATGCCGCTGACATTTAAAATCATACATCTCTGAATTCATGATTTCGAATTCTACAAGGAAATCACACCACATGCTATTTCACTGCTAGAGAAGACGATGCCTCACACTCGAGATGCTTCAGCAGGGCGGGGAAGATTACTTGCTGACCAGCAACGGCCTCAGAGCCTTGACCATGATGCTTATTTTTGGCCGGTGTTCCTTCTCATGCTGTGTACAGAGCGCTGCCACTGCAGCCATCTGCTTGCCAGAGTGTGTACATAATCAGAAATGAAATTGTTAACGTTTACACTATAGTACCTTGAGGTTAGAAACATAGCATGCTTGAGAATTGCAACAAAAAGTTCAGACATGGAGCATacgtctccctccctccctccctctctctccctNNNNNNNNNNNNNNNNNNNNNNNNNNNNNNNNNNNNNNNNNNNNNNNNNNNNNNNNNNNNNNNNNNNNNNNNNNNNNNNNNNNNNNNNNNNNNNNNNNNNNNNNNNNNNNNNNNNNNNNNNNNNNNNNNNNNNNNNNNNNNNNNNNNNNNNNNNNNNNNNNNNNNNNNNNNNNNNNNNNNNNNNNNNNNNNNNNNNNNNNNNNNNNNNNNNNNNNNNNNNNNNNNNNNNNNNNNNNNNNNNNNNNNNNNNNNNNNNNNNNNNNNNNNNNNNNNNNNNNNNNNNNNNNNNNNNNNNNNNNNNNNNNNNNNNNNNNNNNNNNNNNNNNNNNNNNNNNNNNNNNNNNNNNNNNNNNNNNNNNNNNNNNNNNNNNNNNNNNNNNNNNNNNNNNNNNNNNNNNNNNNNNNNNNNNNNNNNNNNNNNNNNNNNNNNNNNNNNNNNNNNNNNNNNNNNNNNNNNNNNNNAAATTAAATAGTGATTGCATATATTACTGCTAGCTTCTCGGTAGAGCATGGTAGAATATGAGCTCAAGAATATACCTTGGCGGCAGCCTTGGGAGGGAAATCTCCACCAAGTCTCGGATCCACGCATTGGTGCACCTTGGATACATCAAGTCTTGGTCGAGCCTGCATGTCGATGTCATTAGAGTTTTTCTACTGCATCTTCTGAAGAAACACTTCTGCTTCAGTACACCCCCGCTAAACACATCAACGGTCGAGATCAGTCCGTACACATTCATAATTAAGGGCATTAAAAATAATTAAGTCAAGTCTAAACCTATCGAAACCCGTATGACCCATCTGAATCCGTACGTGTCGTGCATTTAATATGGCCGTATTTGTACAAATATGTACGGGCGTCATCGCCTACTCCACTTGCTCACCCGTCCTTGTCGGCGGCTAACGGCACCAGCATACCGGCCTCCACCCCATCCCAGGCCACGCCGCCTCTCCATCCTGTACCGGTTGTGCCTCTGCTGACGGACATGGGCTGCATCATCTTTACCTTGAAACATGTCCTTGCGGCGCAGCAGATTCATTCAACCTCCAGCTCGAAGTCCAGGCCCCGTGTGGGTGCGTCAGTGCACAACGACGACAGTTTGATCTGAGACTCAGAGCAGCCTAATCCATGCAAGATTTCGTTTTTAAATAGAGTCGTTGCATGTTTGGGAAGCTAAGGACAGAAGAATACTATCTCGTGTTTAAACGTTTTCCTTTGGAATCCAATCAGATTTCTCTCTGTCTAGTCTCCAATCTATGTGACGGATGCTTCCCAGCCAGCGGCGAGAGCAGTTAGGACTTAGGAGGTTCTGCCATGGATAGACCGCACTAGTACTAATGAGTTCCGCTTCAAGAAACGAGTCCCGGGATGCCGATGGAATTGGTTTTGAATATGGATTGGGTCAAATAGATCTAACCACCTAATTAGCCAGCTAATTAATACCAGAAATCTTAATTAAATGATGATGGATGAAAATACCCTTTTTCTAGTTTTTTAGAGGGTACCGGAGCACTACTTCTGAGAAATTATATCCATGAATGTGCATACGTACCCATGTCACGAGGCATTGTTGGCCACGGGATAGTGAGGGATCAAATGCCTTCCGACCGGTCAAAAGTTCCAGCACAACAACCCCGAAACTGTAGACATCACTCATTGTAGAAAACTCTCCGTACATTGCATACCTGACAGAACCAAAGATTAGATAAGTAGGAGAGTAATGATTTTGCTAACCTggtagaagaatctgacagcagtggaACATTTTGTTGCATACTCAGGCGCATCATAAGCGGAACTGGGAGGATAATATCTTCCTCCAGGACAATCTGGACGGTCCAAAAGAATATTGTCTATGTAGTGAGGGTGTCTGGAAAAACCAGGGTAACCAATCTTCGCAACGTCACTGTCAAAGAGAAATATGTTGCTGGCCTTGATGCAACTGTGGATAATGCAAGGTTCTGTTTTCTCGTGGAGGCACTCGAGCCCACTTGCAGCACCCAGGGCAATCTTCACGCGTTGCGTCCATGATAGAACGAGTCCTGGTTCAGCCCCCGTAACATTCTTTTTACCTGTGGTCATAAACCATGAGAATATCAGGCTTTTTGCAGGAGGAACTATTCTCCAATATTCAGAGCAGTTTGTCAATTTGATGATACTTGTTACATTTTGACCAAAAAAAAAATTGGCTCACAGAGTTCCCAGATTGATATGGCACAAGCGTGAACATTAACACAACAAACTGCCCCTCTCCCCTAGGGCCTTCCTTGGATTGAGTGTGATATTTATATTTATTTGCTCCCCAGTATTTTTGTTCAAGTTGAGCTAAATATCAGTCAACACACAAAAATCTGGAAGTAACAACTCACCATGAAGAATATCATGCAAGGATCCCCTGGATGCATACTCATAAGCAAGAAGAAAGTTGTC from Triticum dicoccoides isolate Atlit2015 ecotype Zavitan chromosome 6A, WEW_v2.0, whole genome shotgun sequence encodes:
- the LOC119319293 gene encoding uncharacterized protein LOC119319293; this encodes MLRLHKYVLTQLLPSSSASAISPLSRLISAAAPAISPNPSFAVEEYLVSTCGLTRPQALKASAKLSHLKSPANPDAVLAFLAGLGLSDADVAALVAKDPKFLCAGVERTLAPVVVGLTGLGLSRPEIARLVSLAGEKFRGRSVASKLSYFLSLFGSYDNLLRVLKHSPNLLGCNLDKIVKPNVAFLLECGLGACDIAKLCISSRWLLSTNLERLRAMVACAEGIGVPRGSGMFRPMSRAVAFLSQEKITAKVNYMKNTFRWSDAEVGIAISKAPTLLTRDKESLQHRSEFLISVVGLAPAYIAYRPAMLMYSLEGRIRPRYYVVKFLKQNGLLDHDRDFYNTVMVSEKVFMERFICPHKKAAAHLAEDYATACRGEVPARFTFT